Proteins encoded by one window of Brasilonema sennae CENA114:
- a CDS encoding heavy metal translocating P-type ATPase: MTQTPSLKTQLLQVDGMDCGSCAKTIEASLLSLRGVTEATVSFATAKVKVSYDTKLLSETEIRNRITALGYTVKLSGEAKPHNHSHCCESDHDHDHKHDDHEHVEVASVKKLQVKVNGMDCGSCAKTIEVGLQQMAGVRDVSVNFATERLQLSYDPQLVSETAIYDRIKGLGYTVEESLEASSYHHTQDDCHDHNHDHNHNHPVTKPTQKHNSAGWKFWIANRRGQSVILAGVGLVLGLLTQHLALSIWIARGFYGVGIVVAGYPIARAGLFELRLRRADMNLLMTISVIGAVILGDWFEGALVLFLFSLGTTLQVFTFGRTRNAISALMDLTPPTATVKRGSKEVTVPVESVQVGDILTIRPGQRVALDGIVVSGTSAIDQSPITGESIPEDKERGDTVYAGTLNQSGFLEVKVTHTSNDTTVAKIIHLVEEAQGSRAPTQQWVDRFAEVYTPIVILIAIAIAVIPPLAFAQPFHVWLYRALVMLVIACPCALVISTPVSIVSAIGAASRQGVLFKGGNALETAGHLTTLAFDKTGTLTQGLPVVQEVYDLGKVSTNVVLQIAASLEQLSEHPLAKAIVANARLEGIELETPVNFTALPGKGIQASFGEVLYFVGNRRLFTDSGIRLSSEAESLLAEIENLSQTPVLVGTTQGLLGAIALSDGLRLEATEAVRQLKRFGLKRLVMLTGDRTAVAQKIAQQVGITEYQAQLLPQDKLQAIQQLRQVGVTGMVGDGINDAPALAAADISFAVGGIDIALETADVVLVGSDLRRLAYAVELSRRTVSVIQQNVVFSLVTKGLFLLLGTFGFVGLAIAVLADTGTSLLVTANGMRLFRTKTIED; the protein is encoded by the coding sequence ATGACTCAAACTCCTTCTCTGAAAACTCAGCTTTTACAAGTTGATGGTATGGACTGTGGAAGCTGTGCTAAGACAATTGAAGCCAGTTTGCTTTCATTACGCGGTGTAACAGAAGCAACTGTTAGCTTTGCAACTGCAAAAGTCAAAGTTTCCTATGACACTAAGCTCTTGAGCGAAACTGAAATTAGAAATCGCATAACTGCTTTGGGTTATACGGTTAAACTGAGTGGTGAAGCAAAGCCGCATAATCACAGCCACTGCTGTGAGAGTGACCACGACCACGACCACAAGCATGATGACCACGAACACGTTGAAGTGGCTTCAGTTAAAAAGCTACAAGTGAAAGTAAATGGAATGGATTGCGGCAGTTGTGCTAAGACGATTGAGGTCGGCTTACAGCAAATGGCAGGGGTAAGGGATGTATCGGTTAACTTTGCAACTGAACGATTGCAACTATCCTACGACCCGCAACTGGTAAGTGAAACCGCAATCTATGACCGGATTAAAGGTCTGGGATATACGGTTGAGGAGAGTCTTGAGGCAAGTTCCTACCATCACACTCAAGACGATTGCCACGACCACAATCATGACCACAACCACAATCATCCAGTCACCAAACCGACTCAAAAACACAACTCAGCAGGCTGGAAATTCTGGATTGCGAACCGCCGGGGACAAAGCGTCATTTTAGCAGGAGTGGGGTTAGTTCTGGGTTTACTTACTCAACATTTAGCGCTTTCCATCTGGATAGCACGGGGTTTTTATGGTGTTGGTATAGTAGTTGCTGGCTATCCCATTGCACGGGCTGGTTTGTTTGAGTTGCGCTTACGCCGTGCCGATATGAATCTGCTGATGACGATTTCAGTTATTGGGGCAGTGATTTTAGGGGACTGGTTTGAAGGGGCGCTCGTCCTGTTCTTGTTCTCTTTAGGCACAACGTTGCAAGTTTTTACCTTTGGTCGCACGCGCAATGCTATCAGTGCTCTTATGGATTTGACTCCGCCGACTGCTACCGTCAAGCGGGGGAGTAAAGAAGTTACAGTTCCTGTTGAAAGTGTTCAAGTGGGGGATATTTTGACGATTCGACCAGGACAGCGCGTGGCGTTGGATGGTATCGTCGTTTCTGGTACAAGCGCTATTGACCAATCCCCGATTACAGGAGAGTCAATTCCAGAAGATAAAGAAAGAGGCGATACGGTTTATGCTGGAACGTTAAATCAGTCAGGCTTTTTAGAAGTTAAAGTCACTCATACATCTAATGATACGACCGTTGCTAAAATTATTCATTTGGTAGAAGAAGCCCAAGGAAGTCGCGCTCCCACGCAGCAGTGGGTGGATCGGTTTGCAGAGGTTTACACTCCGATTGTGATTTTGATAGCGATCGCCATTGCTGTCATTCCACCTTTGGCATTTGCTCAACCTTTTCATGTTTGGCTTTATCGAGCGCTGGTGATGCTCGTAATTGCCTGTCCCTGTGCCTTGGTGATTTCTACTCCTGTTTCGATTGTCAGCGCCATTGGTGCTGCAAGTCGGCAGGGAGTATTATTCAAAGGAGGTAATGCACTGGAAACAGCCGGACATCTGACTACTCTTGCCTTTGATAAAACTGGCACTCTTACACAAGGTTTACCCGTTGTACAGGAGGTTTATGACCTTGGGAAGGTAAGTACAAATGTGGTGTTACAAATTGCAGCTTCGCTTGAGCAACTCTCAGAACATCCACTAGCAAAGGCAATTGTAGCAAACGCTCGCTTAGAAGGAATAGAGTTAGAAACACCTGTTAACTTCACAGCCTTACCCGGTAAAGGGATTCAGGCAAGCTTTGGTGAGGTTTTATACTTTGTTGGCAATCGACGGTTATTCACAGACTCTGGTATTCGCTTGTCTAGTGAAGCTGAATCTCTATTGGCTGAAATTGAAAATCTCAGTCAAACCCCAGTACTGGTAGGAACGACTCAAGGATTATTGGGAGCGATCGCCCTCTCGGATGGACTGCGGTTAGAAGCAACCGAAGCAGTGCGACAGCTTAAGCGCTTTGGGCTAAAGCGGTTGGTGATGCTAACGGGCGATCGCACTGCTGTTGCCCAGAAAATTGCCCAACAAGTTGGCATTACAGAATATCAAGCTCAACTGTTACCTCAAGATAAACTCCAAGCGATTCAACAGCTGCGCCAAGTCGGGGTGACAGGTATGGTTGGAGATGGTATTAACGATGCCCCAGCCTTGGCGGCTGCGGATATTAGCTTTGCTGTTGGTGGAATTGATATTGCCCTAGAGACAGCAGATGTGGTGCTGGTTGGAAGTGACTTGAGACGACTTGCTTATGCAGTGGAACTAAGCCGCCGTACTGTATCTGTCATTCAACAGAATGTGGTCTTTTCTCTGGTAACAAAGGGATTGTTTCTGCTGTTGGGGACATTTGGGTTTGTCGGGTTAGCGATCGCCGTTTTAGCGGATACGGGAACTTCCCTACTTGTTACTGCAAACGGAATGCGGTTATTTAGAACCAAAACTATTGAGGATTAG